TATTGTAGGTATCGTATACAACACCCCATCTACGATATTTTGGGACTAACATGGAATTTTGTTTATTTTGGTAACCGAACCGAATTTGAAAATATACTTCGATAACCGACCAAATTTAATTTGGTTCAGaattgatattttttttattaaatattaaaaataattttagtttGGTCTCCAAATTTACGAATGCTCATCCCTGCCACTTGCATAGATTTAAGGTGGTCATTTTCGAGTCGGATAGGCAAATTGTTACTTCTCGTTTATCTATTTCTCAAACATTGATTCAGTCTTGCTAGAATTGTTTGGTGTGAAAACATGTTTGGTAAACTTTTGTCCTAGGAGATTGATATGCAGACTTTTTGTCGTCCTCTTAGGATAATCTCTCATCTGTGGTCTTTAAAAGAAGTAGATTGTTTAAAATGTATACCCTTTCTCCCATTTTAACGGATCAATATAATACTTGTATTTGTCagaaaaaattaattttaatattaaattgaAGTTTAGATTCTTAACTTTCATTGATACAagtattaaaaataaaaaagtacATCTGAATGATATTTCTTTAATACTTAAAAAATCACAAAACAATGGTAATGAGAGGAGGGAGTTATAGGTAAAAAGCTTTCTGCGAAACAATAAACATTTCCAATAAACAGCATTAATAGACACCTGCTGGCTGCTGCCACGTTTAGATGACAGAGGCCAGAGCATTGTTTCTTGTACGAGTAACAAAAGAAAACATTACATAAATTAATGCAACCAAACTGAAATAAAAAGGACGAGCAAATCGGAGGTAAAAGAACATGAGTTCATTGCAACACTCTGATCCTCTGAACCGTTGGGATTAGAGGGGGATGATAAGATGTACGCAGACATCGCCTAGAGTGGAATATAAGGCTTGACAAGTAGTATTACTCAGGCACAGAGAGTATTGGTCTGAAGAAAGGTGAGAATATGGTGATTGACCTCATCAGGGAACTGCTCCGAAATAAAATGAGTTCCTTCAGGCAAGAATTTCATTTCCAGGTTTGTCACATACTTATTGACCTCTCCACTTTTGACAAACTCTGCAACTCCTGGAAACTTAAACAAGTAATCCTTTTCCCCTGTCACGTATAGCGCTGGAACTTCGATTCTTGGATCTTCAACAATCTTTCCACTTTCCCTTTCTGGTGAGAATAATGACCTGCAACAATATTAACCAGATTACATATGATAATGTATTAGTAGCCGAATAAACTACTTTACTACAACGTGAGGCTTGAACCCTTTATCTATGACAAGATTTTGGTATATTCATCAAAAACCATCACATAAATTTACCTATAGGGAACTGATAATGAAGTTTGAAATCCGGATTTTTCATACAAATCCCCATAGGCTGCAAGATCATCATCCGTAAACCAAGAGGGCAAAGGAGTTGAAGGTTCCACCAAATCCATAATTTCCTGTCCTTCCTTAGCGATCGGTATTTCATTTCTCGAGAACATGGTATATATGTTCTTAATTACAGTTTTTGCACTAAGCCTCCCAAAATCAGCTTCTGCGCGTCCAGGTTCCTACACATCAACAATAACGAAATTATCAATCATACTATTGGAGATCAGAACTGATCCACAAGAACCATTTACTTATTGAACGTTtattttacaaatttaaattGAATTGGAAGGATCGATAAAAGAACAT
This genomic interval from Apium graveolens cultivar Ventura chromosome 8, ASM990537v1, whole genome shotgun sequence contains the following:
- the LOC141676725 gene encoding epoxide hydrolase 2-like; this translates as MEVIEHKYVEANGLKHHVAEIGCGSTVVLFLHGFPEIWYTWRYQMIAVAKAGYRAIAPDFRGYGLSDKPPVPEDTTFSVLVDDLPPILDAMKVDKVFVIGQDFGAMVAYKFVLEHPERVLGVATLGVPFMPPGPFTSHKTLPEGFYISRWNEPGRAEADFGRLSAKTVIKNIYTMFSRNEIPIAKEGQEIMDLVEPSTPLPSWFTDDDLAAYGDLYEKSGFQTSLSVPYRSLFSPERESGKIVEDPRIEVPALYVTGEKDYLFKFPGVAEFVKSGEVNKYVTNLEMKFLPEGTHFISEQFPDEVNHHILTFLQTNTLCA